Genomic segment of Mucilaginibacter sabulilitoris:
AGTTCGTCTTTGAAGTGAAGAAGAGCTATTTTCCCAAGACTGGATCAGGACAATTGTCTTTTTATCCTTAGTGAGCTGATTGGCCATTAGCCAATCTATTAGCTGATTTCGCTCATCAAATGGATGACTCTGCATATCCTTATCAAGTTTATTAATCAAATCTTGGGAAAGAAGCTTATTATCAATAATCAAGATGGCTAATTGCCTGGGCAAAAAACTCCCGGTTGACCATAGTTCCATAGCCAATTCTTGATCCTTTTTGATATCCTTAGCAATTTTTCGTAAGTCCCCTAACTTAGTTTTAGCGTGGATTTGCGCCAAGATGTTTTCAGCTTTTATAGAGAGTTTCATATCAATCTTTATGTTATTGAAAATAAATAATTCTGACCTCAAATAATGATCCACTTACAATGTCCTTGTCTGTTCAGAGAAAAATTTCTTTTTGTTTGCGTAGACGTAC
This window contains:
- a CDS encoding DNA alkylation repair protein, whose amino-acid sequence is MKLSIKAENILAQIHAKTKLGDLRKIAKDIKKDQELAMELWSTGSFLPRQLAILIIDNKLLSQDLINKLDKDMQSHPFDERNQLIDWLMANQLTKDKKTIVLIQSWENSSSSLQRRTYWYYQARLRWMGHTHSENTPDLLSAIETSITLEEPEVQWAMNFTAGWIGVYEKQYRNRCVALGEKTGLYKGEMVSKGCTPNYLPEFIAMESNKRNI